DNA from Drosophila busckii strain San Diego stock center, stock number 13000-0081.31 chromosome 2R, ASM1175060v1, whole genome shotgun sequence:
CTTTTCCATTTGCATTCGCAACGCTTTCCAATTGTAACACAATAAGAGCAAACGATACACGCGTGAGCTATACATCGCCAACAACACAGTTATCGAGCAGCTTGCGCATGCAAATACCGATGTATCGATGGGTTTTTAACACATCACTAATCCCAACACAAAATATGAGAATATTAgtgcaaaatttgttgttgttatagtttattttttaatagtttttgaTATCGCAAATGCATTATATGCACATAATCAACGCGACGTCGTGTTAGCAGCGCTTAATGGTAAACAAAATTCACTTAGTGTGTGCTTGAATAATCAAATCGTCGACGTTTGTCTAGAATTTTTGGgtgtgtgagtttgtgtgcgtgtatatgtgtatgacACGGGCGTGTATGTGACGTGTTCGGTGAGCAAATAAATGCTGCTGGCAATACAAAAAGGACGGCTTCAAGGATCTGTAGATTGGATAACTGGGCGCTAGCGCCGGCTCTTAAACGCCAGCAACGAGCTGCGCAAAGATTATACAATTGGGGAGACGTCGAgataacttttgtttaatttatgatcGCTGGCTTATGTGCTGCTGTTTATGTGCTGTATGCGTGCCCAATTGTACTTGTGTCActgtatgcgtgcgtgtgtgtgtgtgtgcgctcgaGAGTagaatttgtttgtgtatatgtgGGAAAGCGATAAATTCTCTCAGAAGTTAACTTTTGTAGTCTCACTTGTAGTTGTGCTCACATACAACAATGTAAGTtgaattattatgcaaaataatgctTTTCACTTCCGTTGACGCATAATGCTTTCAAtctatatgtgtgtaaattttgATACACatgcgtgtgcatgtgtgtgtgtgtgtgtgagcgcgcCTTgtagcggcagcggctgcggcgTGCTTATATCACATAATTGATATGATAACTCCCGACGACGAGGCAGTTTTATTACAATGACATTATTATCATTGAATTTGCCACTTAGCCACTTGTGTGAAGCGAGCCGCCGAAAACTCTGTGGTTGCAAGTTCATTTACTTAAATGCGCgctgatttttatttacagtttggCCAGCGTTTCATGGATGACACATCATCATGGGCAAGCTATTATCAaaaatttttggcaacaaagaGATGCGAATTCTTATGCTCGGCTTGGACGCTGCTGGCAAAACAAGTAAGTTGGAGTACACTTAATGCGATAGGCCACTGCTTAACTGTTAACAATTGTTGCGCTTACAGCGATTCTCTATAAACTGAAACTGGGGCAATCAGTGACAACGATACCAACGGTTGGCTTTAATGTGGAAACAGTCACCTATAAGAATGTAAAGTTCAATGTCTGGGATGTCGGTGGACAGGACAAAATTCGACCGCTTTGGCGGCACTACTACACAGGTAAGAAGgcgttaatttaattataaacaaactaaGCTAAACAATTACTGACGTCGTTTTGCAGGTACACAAGGACTCATATTCGTTGTTGATTGTGCGGATCGAGATAGAATAGATGAGGCGCGCACTGAACTGCATAGGATAATTAATGATAGAGAGATGCGTGACGCCATTATACTGATATTTGCTAATAAGCAAGATTTAGCTGATGGTATGGCCGCCTATAACATAAGTTCACACTTAAGCTGTATTAActgattgtttgtttgtttgcttgcagcaatGAAACCCCATGAAATCCAGGAAAAACTAGGCTTAACTAGAATAAGAGATCGCAATTGGTATGTCCAACCATCATGTGCCACAAGCGGCGACGGCCTGTACGAAGGCCTAACGTGGCTAACGTCGAACCATAAATTATGAGAATCATAATTCAACgtaatttctatatatgtatggcaTGTATTATTATTCGCAGcgaaacaaaattattatattttttatttaaaacacacaaacacaagaaAACGCCAGACGCATTGTGAAGAAAAtcccaaaacaacaaaaacaaaacaaacacacagaacAGAAATTAACAGAGTTGAAaagcatatattatatag
Protein-coding regions in this window:
- the LOC108594990 gene encoding ADP-ribosylation factor 6 yields the protein MGKLLSKIFGNKEMRILMLGLDAAGKTTILYKLKLGQSVTTIPTVGFNVETVTYKNVKFNVWDVGGQDKIRPLWRHYYTGTQGLIFVVDCADRDRIDEARTELHRIINDREMRDAIILIFANKQDLADAMKPHEIQEKLGLTRIRDRNWYVQPSCATSGDGLYEGLTWLTSNHKL